A region from the Brassica napus cultivar Da-Ae chromosome C8, Da-Ae, whole genome shotgun sequence genome encodes:
- the LOC106424271 gene encoding uncharacterized protein LOC106424271, translated as MRNSDSLPRDDHAVSQRSATSRPSYPERRPYHDYARHQSSYDSRAVGRAQDRRPTFERRELRDRSSTHSSREYHLHGDRPQYSQSSRTPPPNPAREPMELPVIPERGEINSHSSERRSALERIERPHQESQRSGGLSTSLIARLQDVEVNYEQGDLRNKFNEGSAGSKHNQSPARDHPVSGQRVPATLRIGSPVGTKTKTNQASSSKKKAASKASAKKGTSANPAAQGKRATRAKVNRSPLQSTRLSKQMTARSTNPPRKKLCVERSGNEDLPDPQAQEPPTIVQVPATRKRRADFRPPQNPIP; from the coding sequence ATGAGGAACTCGGATTCTCTTCCTAGAGATGATCATGCGGTATCTCAAAGATCAGCTACCTCTCGACCAAGTTATCCGGAAAGAAGACCTTACCATGACTATGCGCGACACCAATCATCTTATGACTCAAGAGCTGTAGGAAGAGCTCAGGACAGGAGGCCTACATTTGAGAGAAGAGAGCTAAGAGACCGTTCCTCCACCCACTCTTCGAGAGAATACCACCTTCATGGGGATCGTCCTCAATATTCTCAGTCCTCAAGGACCCCTCCCCCGAATCCAGCCAGGGAGCCTATGGAACTACCGGTTATTCCGGAACGTGGTGAGATTAACAGCCACTCCTCAGAGCGACGATCAGCGCTGGAGAGAATTGAGCGCCCCCATCAGGAATCCCAGAGGTCTGGTGGCCTCTCCACCTCATTGATAGCACGGCTGCAAGATGTTGAGGTCAACTATGAGCAAGGAGACCTTCGTAATAAATTTAATGAAGGAAGTGCTGGTAGCAAACATAACCAGTCACCGGCTAGGGATCACCCTGTGTCTGGTCAGAGAGTCCCTGCTACACTGCGAATTGGCTCTCCTGTAGGCACTAAAACCAAAACTAATCAAGCATCCTCAAGTAAAAAGAAAGCTGCAAGCAAAGCATCGGCAAAGAAAGGAACCAGTGCTAATCCAGCAGCTCAAGGGAAGAGAGCAACCAGAGCAAAAGTGAATAGAAGTCCCCTCCAAAGTACGCGCCTTTCGAAACAGATGACAGCTCGCTCCACTAATCCGCCCCGCAAGAAATTATGTGTGGAAAGGAGTGGGAATGAAGACTTACCTGATCCTCAAGCGCAAGAACCCCCAACAATAGTGCAAGTCCCAGCAACAAGGAAGCGAAGGGCGGATTTTCGGCCCCCGCAAAACCCGATTCCTTAG